TACAACTAACAGATTTTGAGACTTGTCATTGCGCTACACAGGGTTACTACAGTTTTTGGAAAAGGTTTTCCCAGAGAGAGTTCAGGGCCAGTCATACTGATTGAATACTGTCACATTCTACAGTTCTGAATACAGTCACATTCTAGTGACCAAGTGCGTAGGTTTCAGCAAAAGAAAAGCAACTCTGGTATCTGCCCGCCCTGGACCCCTGTGCCATTTGTACTGTCGGACGAACACTAAAACTGGAAGATCACTGATTGAATACTGTCACATTCTATGGTTCTGAATACAGTCACAATCTCACATTCTAGTAACTACTAAGTGCGTAGGTTTCAACAAAAGAAAAGCAACTCTGGTATCTGCCCTCCCTGGACCCCTGTGCCATTTGTACTGTCTGACGAACACTGAAACTGGAAGGTCACCTTGCCACACTGCACCTCTGCTAACCCCTCCTGTCCAAAGTAGCTGAGCTCAGTCCCGTCCAGTACCGCACTGGCCGTGTAGAATGTCTCTGCTTCTATTTGCACAGGGTTGTCAAACAGCACAGGGAAAGTGTTGCTGGATCCATCTGATTTAAACGTTGTTAAATTCTGGCTGAGCAGCACCCCGTTTTTCTTCAGTTCTATTCTGACGAGATACTCCGCGGCTCCGTTGCTGGAACCGTACAGCCCAAAACCCACAATGAAGGTGCGTTTGTCAACGGAAAACTGGATGCTGTCGCAGCGGCCCCGATAGCGCCACTGATTGCTGCGATAGGCGGAAGACTGGAAGCGGTGAACACAGTACTGGATGAGACCTTTACGATGCTTGCATTCGAACTTGAGCTCAGGTTTGTTGTTTGCTGTGAAGTGGAGGAAGATGTCGGTGGTCTCTTGAGCGGTCAGCATTCCCGACTGGGCCGGACCGTTGGCGAACTCCTCCAGGTTCATTGCTGGCATACGCACCAGGTACAGACTTGGACCCAAtacctgcacacacaaacaaataattatcAAAAGTGTCTGTTGAAAGGAGTGTTCCTGACCATCAAAACCCTACCATCAAGTCACTGGGTAGGTGAAATGATCAGGCGTCATGTGGAAAAACCAGTAATAATGGAGTGAATTCGAATTTTACGTCTTTCTTttggcagagctacaaagaagGGGTGATACAAGAGATTTCTGTCTCAGACACCTGTTTGATTCTGAGCATGGGTTTGAAAAATAATCTTAAGACTTAATCAATCTTGAATCATTTGAAATCTAAATTGTAGAAACTACCTACTCCTATAACTTaagctatcttcttcttcttcttcttctgcgttcgtgggctgaaactcccatgtacactcgtgttttttgagtggaattttacgtgtatgaccgttttttaccccgccatttaggcagccatacgccgttttcggaggaagcatgctgggtatttttgtgtttctataacccaccgaactctgacatggattacaggatctttttcgtgcgcacttggtcttgtgcttgcgtgtacacacgggggtgttcggacaccgaggagagtctgcacacaaagttgactctgagaaataaatctctcgccgaacgtggggacgaactcacgctgacagcggccaactggatacaaatccagcgcgctaccgactgagctacatccccgccccacttAAGCTATCAAATGATTGACTGTTATGGTTTTTTGTTGGCCCTACATGGACACTATGCAAGAGTTCTTGTACTGGCTCTGGTACTAAATCTTCGCTGTTCAAGTTGCACCAACCTCCCTTAACATGTTCATACTTTCTACCCAAAAGAATGTCTGTGTTAAACGAGAGAGAGGCTGGCCGAGAACTGGAGTTGTACTGCAGCAACcaggagaaagaaaaagaagaaacttgTACTGCAGCAACCATACAACCTTCACTGAATCCTAACTTACCTGTCGTTTGTTTTCTGCCATCACTTCCAAATCCTGCCGCCGGCACTCCGCCTCAGCCCAGCGCATAACCGCCATAAAGACGGATGCTTCCCTGGCGTTGAGGGTCTCCCTGCTCAGTATGGTCTCGAGAGTTTTGTGGTCGATGTCAGCGAATCCCTCGGACCTCAGCGCCTCTTCGGCCTGCGCGTCGATCACCTCCCAGCACCTCTGCATGAGGTGCAGCTCCTCAAACAGTCGACCCTGGCTGAGCAGGACGCAGGCGTTGCGAGCGCTGAGACTGGTCTCCAGGTAGTTGACACAGGCCTGAGCCAAGTGCGACACAATGTACTTCTTTGCCACGTACAGGGTTGCCAGGACGTTGTCTGCTTCCAGCTGGATCTCATCAGTGTAGAGATACCTGTGAATAGAGACAAAGGAGACTGTAAATTCTGTGTTCCACTGTTTTAATTAATAAATTATGGCACTGCCCCTACCTAGCATTTCTGCCAAGAAACACAACTTTGGACTTCTTTATTAAGTCAATGATTGTAACTATTTCATCACATTTGTACATATTGTTAAAGTGAAGATCAATTCAAGGTCTCTCATACTGTATGATACACAATGCAGACACATTTGAAAGAGAATTACAGAATAAAGGAATGTAACAAGAAATAAacatatcaacaacaaaaaaaccaagagaATAATTCTTCACCTGAGGAGATTCTGGAAAGCGACAGGCTCTACGTCTGGGATCTCGACTTCTTTCATCTCATCAGCCAGGCCTCCGAAGAACATGGCAAAGAACACAGAGCTACCAGTGGCCAAAACGTACTTGTGGGCCGGAAACTTCTTCACGTTTCCTTCTGCGCCCACGCGAAACGTCACATCTGACATGAGGGGGTTGTTGAACATGGCGGCGTTCCGGTCGCGCACGCACGACTGATTGGCCTGCCAGTTTTGCTCTTCCGTCGCCTGTGCTGTGGGGAGCTGCTGGGAGGATTGGGAGGGAGGACTAGGTCGGGAGGACGTTGCCTGGTTGACGGCAACAGCACCTGCTGGCTGCCAGGAGATAGGGATTGCCCTGTTGTCAACGATGTGCGGCTGGATGGTTGTGGTGGTAGAGGAGGAGGATTTTGAAGGGGAGAAAACGGGCACGACGTAGTTCTGCGGCACCTCCTGGTTgatgtcctcctcctccttctgcCGAGGGAGGCAGGACTTGGTGACAGCTGCCATCATGCTAGATCTGTTGGCAGACAGTTTGAGAATACACAAACAATTGAGGACTTTAAACTCGAAAGGGGTGTGTAAAAAGATCaggatgaaagttgcttgttcattttaatgatcgttattctctcaggtgacAGGTACTCTATTGCAGGTCATATGCATATAAATTTAGAGCCCTTaaatccctttgtttctcagtgCATTGTGTAAAGAGAGGATGATTCACCACGGGAATGCAGTACAGAAAAGAGGAATTACCAACTTCTAGCATGGAAATTAATCTCTGTGGATCTAAGATAGCCTTTAGGTGAAGTGATTCCACTACTTTGAAGCGTTAGTTCAACAGTTTTGTAAGCCCAAACAGTTGTTACTTGTTTAATAGAACAATTTAAAcacatgtaacacacacattcagaaaAAAGCCATGGTTGATCTCTTAATCAAGTCAATACTATGCCCTAGCTACTTTAAGACATGGAAAAGGTGATCATCAAAAGTGGCATTCATTCACAGCCTGTGAGTGTGAGCATGACCATAGAACAAACTTTCAGCTATGCAGTGGTTGTATCTGAAGTTTCACTGTTAACGCAATAGCcctaataaaaaattaaaaaggtgTTCAAATCGCCAAAAACTGGTAGTGGCAGTACTGGCACAAATTCCCAAGAACTGGCAGTGGCATGTTTTTCACTCGGTGATTTACAAGTCTTTCGCAGAGTAAACACTTTCAACTGTAGATAGCTAGGTATCATAAAATTTCAACTGGAGTTTCTCATAGTCATACTAAAGTATTAAAGGAGAAAGCTGTTTGCAATGGGACCTAAATTGCTTCaaacaggaagaaagaaaagaaaactgtTGGTATGAGccgtaagtttgtttgtttgcttaacgcccagccgaccagaagggccatatcagggtggtgctgctttgtcATATAACATgcgtcacacacaagacagaagtcgcagcacaggcttcatgcctCACCCAGTcaaattattctgacaccggaccaaccagtcctagcactaaccccataatgccagacgccaggcggagcagccactagattgccaattttaatgtcttaggtatgacccggtgtgacgttttcatctttcgccgtgttgatatttcgcttctcggcctcgtagtataaactctacactgaacaaaaaaacacccttcgatagtactgatgagcgaccttgtataccttacattcatggggccaaatttgtccaaccaatttgttttatttaacttagaaatttgattcatcctaaaatgtttccttcttactcaagggacgtaactactcagtacacgttttcgaagaattcgatatattttggggttgaaatctattaaattttaccaccaattttcttcacatgcaagaaactgacatgcttttcgtccataaataatttcacttcttaattttaccaggaaacaacatttcagtcttgagtatatgtcgagggggaaatatgtacacaggcgaaagatgaaatcgtgacaccggtcaGCCGTAAGTTCACcgagttaaaaaaaaccaccactgAGTTCAATCATAgtgtaaggccaacaaaaaaaaatgctttggttacggtttcatggccaaaaaaaatagggtaggtaggtcgattaaacttttttttttttttttttttttttttttggttggtccctcttgaaatgataaaaatatttgtgtatGCAGGATATTCGAGGTATTTTCATATGGTGTATTTGGAACCACAGATATTAATTACTTTTTCATGCTAAGAAAAGAAAACTGGACATACCCTTTAAACTGTATAGTGCCACTAGTGAACACAGTTTTCGAGAGTCATGCCAAAGTCCAGTTCGAAAGAGTCTTCGGGCTCGGCACTTATTTTCGTCGACCCAACACATTTTATCCCGAACAGTTTGCCGTCCAAAGttggatgaaaatcatgaaaaatgtccaccaaggttgcactcttcgagtaccgaattatcagtcgtgtttgttcgatatgaacgcactttccgaatacgattgcaaatgcagacgacatctttttacgttcgcgcaacgaacgaacgcacgagactgacttcccttggatatgggagttgtaaaaagcggagtggtgtcccttgtcgggcttgttgttgtctgctcgccggcgatcgatgttttctctgtgccgtggtgttgtcgttttcggtgggtttttgtgtgtgtgtgtgtgttttttttgtgtatgtatgtgtttggttcattttatttttagctttaggaccaaataaaaagtttagggtcggcccaaaaagttagggtcggtcgggaaaccgtaaccaaagcattttttttttttggcctaatgggGCAGggccaacaataacaacacgtCACCACAAACTGACCTGACATTGACAAAGAACGTATGGAAGACAAGTGCGATATTTTCACCATCAAGACGTTATCTAATCTGTTTGATACAATCTTAGCTACTTGTTGCCTGCTTCACGCCCCCTCTCACTAGCGCAACGTAATCGATAGAACTTTCTTTGCTTGACTTCTTCGAATCTTTGTAAGAGTGCAACCACTgtgcacagactgacagagagtgCGAGTGCTCGATGTTGGTTCCTGTTTTGTGAGCCATCGGAAGCCCTAATTTGAGCGAAAGTATTGCGTTTCAGTTTTCTATTGCCTTGGAAAGCATGTTAGACGCTGCATTAAGAGAGTATTTACCTGTAACAGTGCCAGGCAGCATCTAAAGTCTTTCGATAGACGAGGATGTGTGGTTTCGTCTCGACACAAATCTTCACCCCGCTGCCGCGCCCCCTTGCGACAGTAAAAACGAAAGTAGAAGTTACCTCCCTTGAACTCTAATGTccgaattctctctctctctctctctctctctctctctctctctctctctctctctctctctctctctctctctctctctctctctctctctctctctgttgctccCTTTAATTTATCTCTCTGGTTGTTTTCTTCTTAACTCATCTTAAATATTACATTTTAAAACCATACTTTTTTCCCCAAGCATTTCAAAGCCTTGTGAAGTAACATTTGATTTTCAGTCTTTTCTGTAAgatttgttgttttgattttgaccaGCAGCTTTTTCATTATTCAGACAGTAACACTGTCCAAGTATCAACAAACTAGTTATTAGTTGTAGGATTTACATACATTTGCAAGTTCTTATTATGCAGTAAGATACATGGTTAGTAGTAAGGTAGTAAGTCTTCCAAAAAtttgaaaacaaacaagaagaaagtgTTCTCTAAAAACATACTGAGTACACTAAGATAAAGAGACCAAATACAAAAATACTCACCCAATCTCACCAAcccccacactgacacacactaatacacaaATAAggggggtaagggggggggggggggtacctattgctttcaggtttttttcttctcacaaATTCATGATCTCATTGCTGGCAAATTGATGATGGGAAAGAGGAAAACAGATTGCTGACCTCACTGTTAAAATACCTGCTGCTCATTGTGTTATTTTTATGTGTGCAGATCCTTGTTTATACATTGATCGGTTTGCCGGGCGCCTTCAGTTTGGAGACAAGAACAAAGATGTTTGTTCAACAGCTCTGCGACTGGTGCAGAGAATGAAGAGAGACTGGATACACACAGGGCGAAGACCCTCAGGCTTATGTGGTGCAGGTACAACTATTTACtcttcggtgtgtgtgtgtgtgtgtgtgtgtgtgtgtgtatgtgtgtgtgtaagataaACGAACTGAGGGGTACTTTCTGGGTTTACAgtgatatctctctctctctctctctctctctctctctctctctctctcccagtctctctcagtgtgtgtgtgtgtgtttatgtctgtgtgtgtgtgtgtgtgtgcatgcgtgcgtgtgtatgggtgtgtgtgtgtgtgcctggccCTGcaggtgtgagagagagagggaaaaaaaagagagaataaTTATAAAGTGTGTCCGTGTTTGCAGTAGATTTAGGTGTAATAGGCATATGTTTGTCTATCAATGTGCTGACCGTACAGTGTTGTGTGTTTCAGCACTACTGACCATACAGTGTTGTGTGTTTCAGCACTACTGACCATACAGTGTTGTGTGTTTCAGCACTACTCGTGGCAGCCAGGATGCACGACTTCAATCGTACTGTCAAAGAAGTGATCAAAGTTGTCAAGGTGTGCGAGTCGACAGTTCGCAAAAGGTAATACCTTGAGCTTATTGGCTATTTGATATGATTTCTGCAcacaccactccccccccccatcccctcctcactcaccccaccattttgtgtgtgcacatcttCCCTTCATGCTGTTTGTATACCTAGATCTCCACTCTGGATATGATCGTCTCACATCAAAGCTAACAAAGCAAGAATACCCTAAATCCACCCCGAGAAAAAACCCATTAAACTCAAATCAAGCTAAAAACAAACACCAACCAAAGCACaatcaacagcagcaacaacatctACAGGAAAACAAAAGTGAACCAATATCTTCTTCTACTGCGTTTATGGGCTGTGACTCCCATGTGCACACATAAGCGCGAGTGGGCTTTTAAGTGTACATTGGCTATTTTTTTCCTCAGCAGTAgtgctggctttaaaaccagtATACCTTgatcggcgagggatttattttccAGTGTCaattttgtgcagactctcctcggtgtctgaacacccctatgtgcatgcgcacgataaagatcccaagttcatattgaaagtctcagggcttggaaacatgaatacacgcatgcagggccCCCAAAAAAGAAtgagtcgcgtgaagcgatataaaaacatttagtcagtcgttaTCAAACTTTAAAGATCAATACCAGAAGCCAGTCATCAGCAAGACTACCTTTAGATAATCTCGGCTAACAATACCCGAAGACAGAGGTGGGTCACGcttgtctccgcgaagcatgcgaccgtagtacttactgaacctattttctttcattctgagcacattttctacatatctatatatttttgaattcaggcgAAGAAgaacaatgcaatcatttttacatttagtcaagttttgactaaatgttttaatgtagaggggggaatcgagacacgagggtcgtggtgtatgtgtgtgtgtgtgtgtgtgtgtgtgtgtgtgtacatgtgtgtgtgtgtgtgtgtgtgtgtgtagagcgattcagagaaaactactggaccgatcttcatgaaacttcacatgagagatcctgagtatggtatctccagacggtttttttcatttttttgataaatagattagctttgatgacgtcatatccggcttttcgtgaaagttgaggcggcactgtcacgctctaatttttcaaccaaattggttgaaattttggtcaagtaatcttcgacgaagcctggactttggtattgcatttcagcttggaggcttacaaattaattaatgagtttgctcattaaagttgtcattaaaatcgatttttcgcaaacagatttaagattgattgcatcgtattcttcatcatattctgaatctaaaaatatatacatatgtcatgtttactcttaaaatgtgatcacaattaacgacaatagattaattagtcttacgataaaaatttacgaaatcgatccaaaaatgatttaatcttattctttatcatttcccgattccaa
This Littorina saxatilis isolate snail1 linkage group LG17, US_GU_Lsax_2.0, whole genome shotgun sequence DNA region includes the following protein-coding sequences:
- the LOC138952363 gene encoding BTB/POZ domain-containing protein 6-B-like — encoded protein: MMAAVTKSCLPRQKEEEDINQEVPQNYVVPVFSPSKSSSSTTTTIQPHIVDNRAIPISWQPAGAVAVNQATSSRPSPPSQSSQQLPTAQATEEQNWQANQSCVRDRNAAMFNNPLMSDVTFRVGAEGNVKKFPAHKYVLATGSSVFFAMFFGGLADEMKEVEIPDVEPVAFQNLLRYLYTDEIQLEADNVLATLYVAKKYIVSHLAQACVNYLETSLSARNACVLLSQGRLFEELHLMQRCWEVIDAQAEEALRSEGFADIDHKTLETILSRETLNAREASVFMAVMRWAEAECRRQDLEVMAENKRQVLGPSLYLVRMPAMNLEEFANGPAQSGMLTAQETTDIFLHFTANNKPELKFECKHRKGLIQYCVHRFQSSAYRSNQWRYRGRCDSIQFSVDKRTFIVGFGLYGSSNGAAEYLVRIELKKNGVLLSQNLTTFKSDGSSNTFPVLFDNPVQIEAETFYTASAVLDGTELSYFGQEGLAEVQCGKVTFQFQCSSDSTNGTGVQGGQIPELLFFC